Part of the Pseudodesulfovibrio hydrargyri genome is shown below.
GGCGTCTCCGTACACGGGCTGGTCGCTGGGCTGCGCAAGTCTCCCCGGGAAGACGTGGGCTGGAGGCTGGCCAACGCCGTGCCCCTGTACGAGGGCGACCGGTTGGTGCGGGTAGTGGTCAGTTTCGTGGACATCACCGAGTTGAAAAGGGCGCAGGACGCGCTCAGGGAAAGCGAGATCCGCTACAAGACCCTGCACGAGGCGTCGCGCGGGGGCATCGGCATCCACGACAACGGGTTGATCCTGGATTGCAACCAGGGGCTGTGCGCCATGACCGGGTATGAGATGAGCGAGATGATCGGGGCGGACGGGCTGTTCCTGATCGCCGAGCAGGCCCGTGAGGAGGGCAGGGAGAAGATCCACTCCGGGTTCGAAGGGGCCTACGAGACCTTCGGGGTGCGCAAGGATGGGCGGGAATATCCCGTGCGCATCGAGATGCGCAACATCCCCTACAAGGGGCGGGTCGTCCGGGCCGTGGAGTTTCGGGACATCTCGGACAGGAGGCAGGCGGAGCAGGCCCTGATCGACGCCAAGGAGGCCGCCGAGGCCGCCAACCGGGCCAAATCGGAATTTTTGGCCAACATCAGCCACGAAATCCGCACGCCCTTGAACGGGCTCATGGGGATGCTGCAGCTGCTCGAATCGTCCGGGCCGAGCCCGGAGCAGGGACGGCTCATCGAGATCGCCCAGTTCTCCGGGGAGCGGCTGACCCGGCTGTTGACCGACATCCTGGACATCTCGGCCATCGAGGCGGGCAAATTCGCCCTGTCCCCGGCCCCGGTGGACGTGCACGACCTGGTGGATTCCGTGGTCGGCCTGCTGGCCGTGACCACCGGGCAGACCGGGGTGTCGCTCGGCGCCTTCATGGATCCGGACGTGCCGGAGCGCGTCCTGGCGGATGAGATCCGGCTGCGCCAGATCCTCTTCAACCTGGTCGGAAACGGGCTGAAATTCACCCAACAGGGCTCGGTCTCGCTGCATGTCTCCGCGTTGGGCTCGGACAACGGCCGGGGCGGGCTGCTCTTCGTCGTCTCGGACACCGGCCCCGGCATGGCGGATGAGGAGCTCAAGACCGCCTTCGAGACCTTCGGCCAGGTGTCGCAGGGGCTGGCCCGCTCCCACCAGGGGGCCGGGCTGGGGCTGCCCATCGTCAAGCGGATCATCGACCTGATGGGCGGCACCCTGTGCGTGGACAGCGCGCCGGGACAGGGAACCTCGGTCTACGTCTCCCTGCCGCTCGACCCCGTCGGTCCGGAGCGGGAGGCGTCCGAGGGCCGTCCGCGCGGTGTCGGCGGTGCGCCGTCCGGTCAGTCGCCGAGATAGCTTTCGATCATTTTCTTGAGTGCCGCGACCTTGAACGGCTTGGTGATGAGCTGGTCGATCCCGGCGTCCTCGTAGCGCTGCCGGTGTTCCGGGGTGGCGTGGGCCGTGACCGCGATGATCGGCGTCCGGGCGTTGAGCGCCCCCTCCCGGCGCATGGTCCTGGCGATGGTCACGCCATCGACGTCGGGGAGCTGGATGTCCAGGAGCACGAGGCTGTACCGCTGCTCGTCGAGCCGGGACAAGGCCTCCCGGCCCAGGGCGATGGCCTCGGCCCGGTAGCCTTCGCCCTGGATGACGCTTTCGGTGAAGAAGCGGCTGGGGGCGTCGTCCTCCACGACCAGGATGGGCAGCCTGGCGTCGATGGCCTCGCGGGCGGGCTCGGCCTCGGGCTGCGCGGGGATCTGGATGGAAACGGCCACGCCGCTGCCGGAGAGGCGGTCGACGTTCACCGTGCCGCGCAAGGCCTCGACCATGGGCCCGACCGTGGACAGCATCCAGGACGCCTTGCCGAATCCGCCGACGGAGTTCGGAAACAGGGATTCGTTGGTCACCGGTTCTCCGACCGCCGGACTCGACGCCGTCAGGCTCAGAAGGCCTTCCCCGGCCATGTAGTCCAGGGTCAGTCCGACCGAGCCCCAGGTGGTGGCCTTGAGCAGGAAGCCGACCACGCAGACCGCGATCTGCTGCAACCGCTGCGGGTCGCCCACGATGCGCTCGGGCAGGTTGGGCGAAACCGTCAGGGTCAGCCCGATGTCCGGAGTGAGCCGGGCGCGGACGAGGTCCCCGGTCCAGTTCTCGGCGGCCCCCCTGGGCGAGAACGCCTCGGCCAGCGGGCACAGGCCCGACGGCATCTCGAAGAAATCGTTCATGTTGTCGATGGTCGTGGAGATGAGGCTGAGGCTGGCGGCCAGGGTGTCCTCGCGCAGGTCCGCCTTCTCGACCACCAGCCGGTTGACCAGCGAACGCAGTTCATAGGCGCTCTGCTTCAGGTACTCCCGCTGCACGTCCCTCTGTCGGGCAATCTCCTCATTGACCGCGCGCAGCTTGCCCTCCAGCTCCTTGCGGGCCGTGATCTCGCGCTTGAGTTCCTCGATCCCCTGGGAGAGCTGCCGGCTCTGCTGCCTGACCGTGCCGCTCAGGGCATGCTGCGCCTGGCGCAGCTCCTCCCGGGAGGCCACTTCCCGGGTGACGTCCTGGATCAGGCCGACCCGGACCACCCCGTCCGGACCGGAGGTCTCGAAATCCCCCCATATGCGGATGTACCGGGGGAGGACGTCCTTGTCCTCGATGCGCAGTTCGCAGGAATAGGGCTTGTGCAGGCGGCAGGACTCCCGCTCCACCGCGATGAACCGCCTGCGGTCGCCCAGGTCCAGGGCCCGGACCACGGCGTCCAGGCTCGGCGGGGTGTCGTCCGGCAGGCCGAGGATGGCCGGGGTGTGCGAGGACCATATGGATCGGTCGGCGCCTTCCTCCAGGTGGAAGAACCCGAGCGCGGCGAAATCGTAGATCCGGTTCATCCGGGACTGGCGCCGCTTGAAGTCGTGATCCGCCTCGATCACGTCCTCGGACATGTGCTTCATGTCCCGGACCAGGCGGGAAAAGAGACGGGGCCGCTGCTTGATGATGGCCAGCACGTCGCCCGAGACCTTGCCGCCCAGGGCGAGCATGTAGTCCGGGTCCTCGCCCAGTATCTCGGCCAGGGCCACGATCTTCTCCTCGGAGAGTTTCGTGGCCACGCCGCGTTCGACCTTGCTCAGGTAGGACTGCTCGATGCCGATGCGCTTGCTGACCTGCAGTTGCGAGAAGGCGCGGTCCGCCTTGAGCAGCTCCTCCCGCTTTTGCTTTATGAAAGTGCCTAGTTGTCTCATATTATTATAACAGTATCGCACTTTACATAAGATGCAAAGTGTGCAAGGTATGCAATACCTAGTACCCATAGGTACTAGTTGCGAGTATTACATATAAAATGTTCGGGGGGAATCCGTTATGTTGAAGAACATGAAACTGGGCCTGAAATTGGGATTGGGGTTCGGTTGCCTGATACTTATCGCGACCATGCTTGGCGGTCTGGCCGTATACAACATGCACAAGGCGAGCGATGGGTCCACCCGTCTGGCCGATGCCTATGTCCCGGAGGTCGGCATGGCCACGGACATCGAACGGTCGTCGCTGCTGACCATGTACGCCATGCGCGGCTATTCCTTCAGCCGCGAGGAGGGGTTCTGGGAACGGGCCGTCGGGTATATGGACGACGAGCAGAAGGCCTTGAGGAATGCTGAGGCCCATTACGGCCGCTACCCCTACCTGGTCAAGCTCAAGGCCAACACAGAAAAGGCCAAGGGCGACATCGACGGCTATTCGGAACTGGCCTCCAGGTCCCACGATCTGATCGCGGCCCTGACCGCGAGCCGCGACGCGATGAACGGACCGGCCCGGGCATACATGGAGAACTGCAAGCGGTTCCTGAATCTGGCCGAGGAGGCCATGAAGCAGGACATGGAGTCCGGGGCGACCGAGGGCATGTTGCTCGATCGGTTGGAGAAGATACATATGATCAGCGACGTCATCGGGCTGGGCTATGAAACGCGCCTCAAGAACCTCATTGCCCAGGCGGACAGGAATCCCGAGTTCATGCGCGCTGGGCTGGAGGACATGAAGAAGATCGAGGCCATGCTGGACGAACTGGCCGCGACCACTTGGCGCGAGGAGAACCACGAGCAGATCGAGAACATCCGCAAGGCCGCCCAGGAGTATGCCGCGGCCATGCAGGCGTTCCTCGACAACTCCCTCGCCCTCCAGGCCCTGACCCGGGAGAGCGAGGCCCTTGGAGCCAAGATCATCGAGTCCGCCAAGCAGACCGCCCTGGCCGCCTCCGGGGCGTCCAAGGCCCGTGCCGACGCGGACGTGAAGGATCTGGAGACCGCGTCCCTGGTGATGATCGTCGGCCTGGTCGCGGCCCTGCTGCTGGGTGTCGTCCTGGCCGTGTTCCTGACCAGGGCCATCACCGGGCCGGTCATGCAGGGCGTGGCCTTTGCCCGGAAGCTGGCCCAGGGCGACCTGACCCAGACGGTCGACGTCCACCAGTCCGACGAGATCGGCATCCTGGCCGAGGCTCTCAGGAACATGAAGGACAGGCTGACCGGCGTGGTTTCCGACGTCCAGGAGGCCACCGAGAACGTGGCTTCGGGCAGCGAGGAGCTGTCCGCGTCGGCCGAGTCCCTTTCCCAGGGGGCCACCGAGCAGGCCGCGTCCATCGAGGAAGTTTCCGCCTCCATGGAGGAGATGGCCGCCAACATCAGCCAGAACGCCCAGAACGCCAAGGATACGGACGCGCTGGCCACCAAGGCGGCGGCCGACGCCCGGAAGGGCGGCGAGGCGGTCAACCAGACCGTGAGCGCCATGAAGAGCATCGCCGAAAAGATTTCCATCATCGAGGAGATCGCCCGGCAGACCAACCTGCTGGCCCTGAACGCGGCCATCGAGGCCGCCCGGGCGGGCGAGCACGGCAAGGGCTTCGCCGTCGTGGCCGCCGAGGTCAGGAAGCTGGCCGAACGGTCGGGCTCGGCCGCCTCGGAGATCAGCGAACTGTCCTCGACAAGCGTGGCCGTGGCCGAGGACGCCGGGCAGATGTTGGCGGCCCTGGTCCCGGACATAGAAAAGACCGCGTCCCTGGTCCAGGAGATCGCGGCCGCCAGCAGCGAGCAGAACGCCGGGGCCAAGCAGATCAACCAGGCCATCAGCCAACTGGACTCGGTCATCCAGCGCAACGCCTCGGCGTCCGAGGAAATGGCCTCGACGAGCGAGGAGTTGTCCAGCCAGGGGCAGCAGCTCCAGATGACCATGTCCTTCTTTACTGTGGCCCAGGGCTTGCCCGGCGGGACGCAGGGGCGGGTTTCGGTCGTCAGACGGTCGCCTTCCGCCCTGCCTCCGGCCGAAGGCAAGGATCGGGACACCGATTTCGAACGGTTCTAGGGGAGGCGGCATGGAGACAAGCGTCGTTTCTCAGGGCCAGTTCCTGACGTTCGCCCTCGGCGGCGAGCGCTTCGCCGTGGAGGTCGCCAAGGTTCGCGAGGTGCTGGGATCGACGGGAATGACCGACATCCCGCGCACCCCGGCCCACATGATGGGCGTCATCAACCTCAGGGGGCGCGCCGTCCCGGTCATGGACATGCGCCGGAAACTGGGCATGTGCCCGGCCGAGCGGACCGTGGACACCTGCATCATCATCCTGGAGGTGGCGTCCGGGGCCGGGGAGATCGTCATGGGCGCCCTGGTGGATTCGGTCCGGGAGGTGTCCGGGATCAATGAGGCGGACATCGAGGCCGCGCCGAGGATGGGACCCGGCGGCCGGGACGCCTGGATTCGCGGGATGGGCCGTGACGGGGACAGGTTCGTCATCATCGTCGACGTGGACGAGGTCTTTGCCGACGAAGTGCAATGGGCCGATGGATCGGCCGGAGAGGAAAGCGGCAGGGCCGCCTAGTTGTCGGGCGGCGGGAGGAGCAGCCGGGGGTAACGATATTCGGGGAACGGCGTCCGGCCGTTCGGATTCCCCAAAAGCGCATGACAGGAGGTCGAGCGATGTGCGGGAACAAGATGGAACTGTCCTTGGGCGCCGAGGAGGGGCGGATTCCCCTCGTGGTCCGGGACGAACCGCAGGGCGGGGACGCTTGCCGCGGCACGCCCGCCGAGCGCGACGACCGGTATCGCCGGTTGGTCGAGGAACTGCCCGTCCTGATCCTGGAAATGCTCCCTGACGGCGCGATCTCCTACGTCAACGCGGCCGCTTCGGATTTCTTCGGTTTTTCCATGACCCGATGCGGCGAACTTCCCGAGCCGACTTTCTGTGCCTGCCACCTGGAGGCCATCTGCGGCCTGCTGCCCTCCCTCACCCGCGAGGAGCCGCTGACCTCGTTGACTTCGCGGGTCGACTTCGGCGGCACCACCCACTGGATCGAGTGGAGTCTCAGGGGCAGGTTCGACGACAACGACACCGTCCAGCGCTTTCTGGTCGCCGGTTTCGACATCACGGAAAAGAAGTGCCGCGAGGAGCGGTTGCTGGAGAGCCGGGAAGTGGCGCTGGCCGCGAACAAGGCCAAGTCCGAGTTCCTGACCAACATGAGCCACGAGATCCGCACGCCCCTGAACGGCGTCCTGGGCATGATGCAACTGCTCCAGGAGTCGGATCTGAGCTCGGAACAGCGCGATTTTGCGGACATCGCCGTGCAGTCGTGCGCCAGGCTGGCCAGCCTGCTCTCCGACATCCTGGACCTGTCCCGGGCCGAAGCCAGCAAGATGCCGCTGGCCCCGAGGCCCTTTTCCCTGAATGGGCTGGTCGCGGACGTCCATTCGCTCTTCGGCCCGGCCGCGCGGCAGAACGGCGTGCGCCTGACCTGTTCGGTGGACGAGGCCGTCCCGGACGTTCTGTTGGGCGATCGGCTGCGCATCCAGCAGGTCCTGAACAACCTTGTGGGCAACGCCCTGAAATTCACCCGCTCGGGAGAGGTGCGCATCGAAGCCTTCCGGCAGCTGCCCGCCGACCATGAGCGATTCCGGGTCCTGTTCATGGTCTCCGACACCGGGATCGGCGTGCCCGACCGGATGATCCCGTCGCTCTTCACCTCCTTCACCCAGGTCTCCACCGGGTTTTCCCGGCTGTTCGACGGCGCCGGGCTCGGGCTGGCCATCTGCAGGCGGCTGGTGGAGCTCATGGGCGGCAATATCGCCATGGAATCCGAGCCGGGCGCGGGCACGACCGTGGCCGTCAGCCTGCCGCTGGTCCCGTTGAGGCACGGCGTGTTCGGCAAGGGCGGCGACAAGGGGGAGGGCCCTTCACCCGGGACCGGGGTGCGCGTGCTGGTCGCGGAGGACGACTACGTGGACAGCTATTCGGTGCGCGTCATGCTGGAGAGCGCCGGGTTCGGCGTGCGCACGGCGGAAAACGGCACGGAGGCTCTCCGCCTGCTGGCGGAGCACGATTTCGACGTGGTTTTGATGGACGTGCGGATGCCCGGGATGGGCGGCATCGAAACCACGGAGGCCATCCGCAACGGAGAGGCCGGGCCGGGCAACGCGACGATCCCGGTGGTGGCCATGACCGCCTACGCCCCACCGGGCGACCACGAGCGGCTGATCAAGTCCGGCATAACCGGCTTCGTGCCCAAGCCCGTGGGCAAGACCGTCCTGTTGTCGGCCATGCGGGAGGCCCTGGGCGGGGGCGCGGACGAGCGTCCGGCCGTCGCGCCGGACGTTGTGTCGGCCGAGGGGCCGCCGGGTGAGGACGTTTGGCGTCCCGCGCCTCTGGCCGGAGCGGAGCCGGACACGCGGTTCGCTTCCGCCTACAGAAGCCCGCTTGACGAGATCGAATGCGATTTCCTCGAGATTTCCCAGAACTCCTGTTCCGTGTATTTCAGTTTTTTCCCCCTGCCCCTGCTCGTCCTGAACAACCACCGCCAGCTCGTTTTCGCCAACCAGGCCTGCCTGGACATGCTCGGGCTGTCGAGCGTGGAGGACTTCCTGGGACACCGCCCGGGAGAGGCCATACAGTGCGCCTATTCCGGGCTCGAGCCCGGGGGCTGCGGGACGTCCCGGTTCTGCCGGGAGTGCGGCTTGGTCCGGGCCGTGCTCGGGTGCATGGAGAGCAATGGCCCGTCCACGCACGACACCCGGATTCTCCAGTCCGTGGAGGGCAGGTGCCAGGCCAAGGATTTCCGCGTCCACGCGGTGCCCTTCAGCGTCGGAGAGGCCCGGTTTTACGTGGTCACCATCCAGGATATCAGCGACCTGAAGCAGCGTGAACTGCTGGAGCGGACGTTCTTCCACGACATCATCAACACCGCCGGAGGGGCCCGGAACCTGGTGGAATTGCTGCAAAGCGAGGGGGACAGCGAGCTGTGCGAGCTCAGCGGCCTGCTCTGCACGGCCCTGAACGGCCTGGTGGACGAGATCATGAGCCACAGGGACCTGATGATGGCGGAAAGGGGGGACTACCCGCCCCACGAGTCGCGGGTCATGTCCGGGAAACTCCTGGAGGACGTGACCAGGGAGTTGCTCTCGCAGCCCCTGGCCGAGGGACGGTCCATCCGGATTTCCCCGTCCTCCGAGGACCACGCGGTCTGGGCGGACCGCTCCCTGCTGCGCCGGGTCCTGGTCAATATGCTCAAGAACGGCCTCGAGGCCACGGAGGTCGGCGGCACGGTCCATGCGGGCTGCTTCTCCATCGACGGCCGGGTGGTCTTCGAGGTGCGGAACGATCGGGTCATGGAGGAAAAAACGCAGCTTCAGGTTTTCAAGCGGTTCTACTCCACCAAGGGGCAGGGCCGCGGGGTGGGCACCTATTCGATCAAGCTCCTGACCGAGAACTACCTGGGAGGCAAGGCCGAGTTCGTGTCCAACGACTCGGTCGGGACCGTCTTCAGAGTGTCGATTCCCGAAATGGCGGATTAGGGGGCCGCTTATCCTTTGAACAACTTCGCGCAAAAGAGGGCGGCCGCCGGAGATTCCGGCGGCCGCCCCTGTTGTTCGGTTCTTGATGCGATCCGCTAGCCCTTGAGACCGGCCAGCACCTTTTCGGGGTAGGCGGGCAGCTCGCGGATGCGCACGCCGCAGGCGTTGTAGATGGCGTTGATGATCGCCGGGTGCGGTCCGCACAGCGGGACCTCGCCGACGCCGGAAGCGCCGAACGGGCCGTCGGGGCGCGGGGACTCGACGTAGACGATCTCCATGTCGTCCGGGATGTCCTTGATGTACGGGATACCGGCTCCGGCCATGGTCGAGTGCTTCTTGATGTCCTCGTAGTCCTCGGACAGGGCCAGGCCGATGCCCTGGGCCAGGCCGCCGTAGATCTGGCCGTCCACCAGGAGGAAGTTGTTGACCACGCCGATGTCGGCCACCATGGTCATCTTCTCCACCGTGGTCTTGCCGGTGGCGACCTCCACGGCCACCTCGGCCAGGAACACGCCGTACATGTAGCAGCAGAAGGGGTTGCCCTGGCCGTTCGCGTCGCAGTCGTTGGCGGGCGCGGTGAACTTGCCGTTGTAGCGCAGTTCCAGGCTCTCGGCGGTCATCTCGTCATAGGTCCGGAAGGAGCCGTCGGCCTTCTTCATGGCCGCGACCAGCTGTTCGCAGGCATTCTTGGTGGCGCCGCCGACCATGACCTGGGAGCGGCTGCCGCCGGCCGGGCCCGCGTTGGGTGCCAGGCTGGTGTCGCCCATGACCAGATGAATCCGGTCCGGAGCGATGTTCAGCGGGCGCAGGGCCTCGTGGGCCGTGCCCAGGGTGCCCATGTCCGCGCCCTGGCCGTGGTCTCCCCAGCAGGAGTAGATGGTCACCGAGCCGTCCGCGTTGAGCTCGGCGTCGACCTCGGCGGTGTCCGGGCCGTCCAGGCCGGAGCCGTAGATGCCCAGCGCCAGGCCCACGCCGCGCTTGACCTCGGCGGTGGAGTTCGCGGCCGCCTTTTTCTTGGCCTCTTCATATTTGGGCCGCGCGATGTCGAGCATCTCGGGCAGGGAGTAGACCTCGGGATCCTGGCCCGTGGGCGTGGTGGAACCCTTGCGGTAGACGTTCTTGTAGCGCAACTCCAGCGGGTCCATGCCCAGCTTTTCGGCCAGCTCGTCCATCAGCACCTCGGACGGGAACTCCGCCTCGGGTCCGCCGTAGCCGCGGAAGGCCGCGCCCCAGCAGTGGTTGGTGCACACGGTGCGGCCCTCGCCCCGGATGGACGGGATGTTGTAGCCCGCGCCGATGAACTGCGCGCCGCGCAGGGTCAGCAGGTCGCCGAACTCGGAGTACGGGCCGTGGTCCACGGTCCAGTCGGTCTCCATGCCAAGCAGCTGGCCGTCGTTGGTGGCGGCCATGCGCACGGTGGTGAACTGCGGGGAGCGTTTGCCGGTGTAGGTCTGCTGCTGGTGCCAGTTGTAGCGCAGGAAGACCGGACGGCCGGTGGCCAGGGAGGCCGCGCCGACCAGGGCTTCCATGGTGGGCGAGAACTTGTAGCCGAAGGTGCCGCCCGTGGGGTTCTGGACCAGGGCCATGTTCTCGGGCTCCACGCCCAGGCCCGGCGCGATCATGTACATGTGCAGATGCACGCCGATGGACTTGGAGTGGATGAACAGCTTGCCGTTCTCGTCGGTGTAGGCGAACCCGACGTCCGGCTCGATGGGCATGTGCGGCTGGCGCTGCGTGTAGTAGTCGCCTTCGATGACCACGTCGGCCGCATCGAAGACGGGCTTGGTATCCTCGCCCTTGGCCACGTTCTGGATGTAGTAGACGTTGGGCGTGCCCGGGTGGATCTCGATGGCGTCGTCGGCCATGGCCGCCTGGGCGCTCATGTACTCGGGCAGCTGCTCCAGCTCCACCTTGACCTTGGCCACGGCGTCGTGGGCGTGGTCCTCGGTGTCCGCGCAGACGATGGCGATGGCGTCGCCGTACTGGAAGACCTTCTCATCGCACAGGATGGGACGGTCCCAGCCGTCGCCCTTGTTGGTCGGGAAGGTGATCAGGCCGGTGATCCGGTTCTTGCCCTTGACGTCCTTGTGGGTCACGACCTTGTACACGCCGGGCATCTTTTCGGCCTCGGTCACGTCGATGGACTTGATGTTGGCGTGGGAGACCTCGGCCTGGACCAGGGCGCAGTGCAGGGTGTCGTCGGGCAGCTTCAGCCCCAGGTCCGCGCCGAAGTCCCAGGTGCCGGTGACCTTGGCCACGGCCGAGGGGCGCGGGTACTTGGTGCCCCAGATGCGGCCGTCCTCGGGAATCTTGAATTCCAGGTCGGAAAGAGGGGCCTCGCCGCGCATCACTTCGGCGGCGGCCATGACGGCGTCCACCAGCGGCTTGTAGCCGGTGCAGCGGCAGACGTTGCGGTATTTCTGGAACCAGTCGCGGACCTCCATGCGCGTCGGGTTCGGATTGGTCTCGAGCAGGGCGTAGGTGGACACGATGAAGCCGGGCGTGCAGAAGCCGCACTGCGCGCCGCCGTAAGCCATCCAGGCCATCTGGATGGGGTGCAGGTTGCCGGGGGTGCCGATGCCCTCCAGGGTGGTGACCACTGCCCCTTCGGGGACCCGGCCCATCTTCCGGGTGCACGAACGGATCAGCTTGCCGTCGAGAATGATGCTGCAGGAACCGCACTGGCCCTGGCCGCAGCCGACCTTGACGCTGGTCAGTCCAAGGCTTTTGCGCAGGACGTCGGCCAAAAGGTCGGTGGATTTCGCCACCACCATCCGGCTGACACCGTTTACCATCAGTGTCTTTTTCATAGGGTTTTCTCCTCTGTCCGGGTTGCGATTGGAGCCAATTCCAATCAGTCGTGTTTGCCAAAGGAACAGAGCGGATAGCGGCAGGTATCGCATCCGGCGCAGAAGCCGCCATGTCCCATGGAAATGATGTCCGAGCGGTTGAGCCGCTCACCGGCCAGCAGCCGGGGAACGACCAGATCGAAGATGGAGGCCCGGTAGTACATGACGCAGCCGGGCAGGCCGAGGATGGGCACGTCGCCGAGGTAGGCCAGCAGGAACATGGCCCCGGGGAAGGTGGGCGATCCGTAGGTGACCACGTCCGCGCCCGTGGCCCGTATGCCCGCAGGGGTCTGGTCGTCCGGGTCCACGGACATGCCGCCCGTGACCATGACCATGTCCGCGCCGTCGACCACGAACTGGAGGATGGCGTCGCGGGTGGCCTCGACCTCGTCGCCGACGAATGTCTGGCCCATGGACTTCGACCCCAGGAGGCCGAATTTTTTGTTCAGCACCGGGCCGAATTTGTCCTTGATGCGGCCGTGGAAGATCTCGCTGCCGGTGGTCACGATGCCCACGGACATGGGTTGCAGGGGGCGGACCTGGATGACCGGGTAGTTGGCGGCGCAGATGGCCTCCACCTGCTCGATCTTGGACTCGTCCACCACGAGCGGGACCACGCGGGTCCCGGCCACGTCGCGCGGGGCGGTGAAGGTCATGCCCGTGTGCATGGTCGAGAGCACGACCTCCTCGATGGAGTTGATCTCGTAAAGGGCCTCCACGTTGATGTCGAGCAGGCCCGGGTCGGCCTTCATGTTCACGCGGCCCTCGGACACGGGGCTCAGGGTCAGCCCGGGCCCGGCGGCGGCCTTGGCGATGCGCACGGCGGCCTCGTCCTCGTGGATCTTGCCCGGGGGCATGTCCAGGACGTAGATGTGTTCCTTGCCGATCCGCAGCAGGACGGGGATGTCTTTTTCGGTGACCACGTGCCCCTTGCGGAAGGCCGGGCCCTTGTATTCGTCGGGAACGATGCGCGTCATGTCGTGGCAGAGCACCATACCCACGGCGCTTTCAACCGGAACTACCTTCATGTCCAGGACTCCTTATTACTGCATCAAGGCCATTGACCATGCTTCAAAAATGTACTATAAAAATAAATTTTAATTTTTTTGCATTTTACACGGCAAGATGATGTTCGTTCCAACTTCCCGTTTTTGCTGTATTTCTATTTTCCCTCGATAAAAAATAGCCGATTTTAAGGGTTTGACGCGGTTTCTGACCTACGTTACGCCGGACTTGTGGGCACCGGTTTTCCGGTGTCGGCGGGCCGACGACAGGCGGTGTGTTTCAGGTAAAGGAAACCGCCTGCCGCCGGACCCACTCAACAGTCAATGCGCCGTGCCGCAGGCTGGTCGTGTCGGAGCGCCGCCTGGGCCGGGAGCGTGAAAACAATCGGAGTAGATATGAAGATAGCCATCGAAATCAACGTGTTCGGCGAGAACATCTCAAAGGTTGTGGAATACCCGGGCACTCCTTCGAGCCAGGGCGAAGTCATCCAGTGGCTGATGAGCCAGACCGACTACAAGTGGGCCGACTACGA
Proteins encoded:
- a CDS encoding molybdopterin-binding protein, which encodes MKVVPVESAVGMVLCHDMTRIVPDEYKGPAFRKGHVVTEKDIPVLLRIGKEHIYVLDMPPGKIHEDEAAVRIAKAAAGPGLTLSPVSEGRVNMKADPGLLDINVEALYEINSIEEVVLSTMHTGMTFTAPRDVAGTRVVPLVVDESKIEQVEAICAANYPVIQVRPLQPMSVGIVTTGSEIFHGRIKDKFGPVLNKKFGLLGSKSMGQTFVGDEVEATRDAILQFVVDGADMVMVTGGMSVDPDDQTPAGIRATGADVVTYGSPTFPGAMFLLAYLGDVPILGLPGCVMYYRASIFDLVVPRLLAGERLNRSDIISMGHGGFCAGCDTCRYPLCSFGKHD
- a CDS encoding molybdopterin-dependent aldehyde oxidoreductase; this translates as MKKTLMVNGVSRMVVAKSTDLLADVLRKSLGLTSVKVGCGQGQCGSCSIILDGKLIRSCTRKMGRVPEGAVVTTLEGIGTPGNLHPIQMAWMAYGGAQCGFCTPGFIVSTYALLETNPNPTRMEVRDWFQKYRNVCRCTGYKPLVDAVMAAAEVMRGEAPLSDLEFKIPEDGRIWGTKYPRPSAVAKVTGTWDFGADLGLKLPDDTLHCALVQAEVSHANIKSIDVTEAEKMPGVYKVVTHKDVKGKNRITGLITFPTNKGDGWDRPILCDEKVFQYGDAIAIVCADTEDHAHDAVAKVKVELEQLPEYMSAQAAMADDAIEIHPGTPNVYYIQNVAKGEDTKPVFDAADVVIEGDYYTQRQPHMPIEPDVGFAYTDENGKLFIHSKSIGVHLHMYMIAPGLGVEPENMALVQNPTGGTFGYKFSPTMEALVGAASLATGRPVFLRYNWHQQQTYTGKRSPQFTTVRMAATNDGQLLGMETDWTVDHGPYSEFGDLLTLRGAQFIGAGYNIPSIRGEGRTVCTNHCWGAAFRGYGGPEAEFPSEVLMDELAEKLGMDPLELRYKNVYRKGSTTPTGQDPEVYSLPEMLDIARPKYEEAKKKAAANSTAEVKRGVGLALGIYGSGLDGPDTAEVDAELNADGSVTIYSCWGDHGQGADMGTLGTAHEALRPLNIAPDRIHLVMGDTSLAPNAGPAGGSRSQVMVGGATKNACEQLVAAMKKADGSFRTYDEMTAESLELRYNGKFTAPANDCDANGQGNPFCCYMYGVFLAEVAVEVATGKTTVEKMTMVADIGVVNNFLLVDGQIYGGLAQGIGLALSEDYEDIKKHSTMAGAGIPYIKDIPDDMEIVYVESPRPDGPFGASGVGEVPLCGPHPAIINAIYNACGVRIRELPAYPEKVLAGLKG